Part of the Candidatus Bathyarchaeota archaeon genome is shown below.
TGATAATCCTGCTATCCCTAGCCTACGTAATGAGCAGAGGGCAACGGAGGGCGATCTAGAACCCACGCCTAACTCACCGACCCTGGCCATCACCTTCGGGTTGGAACCGCTCCATCGAGCCAAGGTAGTATATTGCATAACTAAAGATTGACTTCAGAAGACGGCGATCTACCTTCAATCAAACCTGCAGATGATAAGACTAGTTGCTTCATGAAATCTTTCATAAAAGCTAAAAATAAAAAGAAGCTAAAAATAAAAAGGGAGTTTACGTGATATGGTGCTTTCCTTTATCTCTGCCTACTCCTTACCTAGTTTTCTTGCTAGTTCGGCTAGTTCGGGATGGATCACCCGTCCCTCTTCGATTATCTTTTCATCGTCCAGCCAGACCGTTGAGTTCAAGCATATTCCGTCGAAGTGGGATATCGCCTTTATCCCCTTAGCCTTGAACATGGGGCCTTGATGCCCGAATCCCCACTCAGTGCTTCCCCAAACTCTTTCATCCTCGGTGCAGAGCCCCGAGAGTTTAGCCCCTGGATTGAACCCATAGCATACATGGGCTGCGCAGTACATGTTCGGGTCTCCGAGCTTCTTAAGCCACTTCTTCACTATATCCGCTTCCCTTCCTCCTTGGATATCCGCGATCTTCCCCTCCTTAACTATGAGCCTTATGGGCTCCTTGAGTACGCCTAGATCGGCCTCTCCGCCGCCCGAGAAGGAGCCGTCGAACACTATTGTCCCGTTTATGCTCTCCTCTACTGGGGCCCAGCCCATCTGTCCTAGGAGGAAGTGGGGCCCGGGCGTGTCCGCGAACAGCTCGCTGGTCACAGGCCTTTTAGGATCGTTCTCGAAGGATACGTCGTTCCCGGCGGGGGTCGTTATCCTCATCTTCCTTGCTTTCCTAGTCATATCCACTAGAAGGCTTTGGAACTTCGCCTGGGTATCTATATCGATCTTGCCTATGCACCTGACTATCTGATCCACGTTTAATCCGCCTATGAAGAGGTAGCGTACCCTGTTAGTGGCCATGGCTTCATCCCAGGGTGTCGAGTAGAGGAGCCACTGGTTATTCAATTCGATCCAGACATCCGTGTTAGGTATGGCCGCTTTCAAGGGATCGGGATGGTAGGGATCCCCCACTTTACCATAGCCTGGTGGGGTGGAATGCCACGCCACCATGACCTTAGCCTCAGCGGCCTCAGCGGCTTTAGCTATCTCCTCGGCTACCCTCCACTCCTGCGGTCCATCGACGGTTATGAGGACGCTCTCCCCCGGCTTAACCTTACACAGCTTATTTACAACCTTATAGGCTGTCTTCCCGAGCTCCAGATCCATCAGAGACGGCACGCCAAACATCCTCCATTAAACCGCGATATTAGAATAAAGGACTTTAATTTATAAAAGTTGGCATACGAAAACTCTAATCATCTAGGCAGAGCTCCTATCGATGTAGGGTCTTTCCCTGGGGTGGAGTCGCCCAGCCCAGGGTCGGGTAAACAGTAAACTACTTATAATCTTAGAAGTTAAATGAGTAATTGGTGAGGTCTCATGTCCGCGGAGGAGAGCAAAGCGGTAACGGAAGCCGTGTGGCAGTTCGGCGAGGAGGCGCGGCTCGTGGGGACTTTCGAATCCCTGGGGATAGACTTCGATAAATACATAGTGGCCTCATTCTACTACGAGGTGAAGGAGGGGTCTTCCACCCAAGTGGAGGCCGAGCATATAGCGGCCGAGCAGAGCACAGGCACCTGGACCCCCGTCAAATACGAGACCGCCGAGGTTAGGAGGAGGTACGGCGGCAAAGTATTAAGGGTGTTCCAGCTGCCGGGAAACCCTAACTCCGCGGTAGCCGATATAGCCTTCCCCGCTGAAAACTACGATCCCGTCGTGGGGGGCTTACCCAACCTCTTATCATGTATAGCAGGCAACATCTACGGCATGGCCGACTTCAAGGCCATCAGGCTTTTAGACTTTCACCTACCAAAGAATTGGCTTAGGGAGTTTAAGGGTCCAAAATTTGGCCTGGAAGGGGTGAGAGAGATCGCGGGCACGGCCGGGAGTAGGAGACCGCACCTCGGCACCATAGTCAAACCCAACTTCGGAATAGACTATAAAACCCACGCCCACATAGTATACGAGGCTGCGGCGGGGGGATGCGACTTCGTAAAGGATGATGAGCTCCTCGTGAACCCCCCATACAACAGCCTAGAGGATAGGGTCGCAGCCTGCTCCGAGGCCCTAGACAGGGTGAGGGAGGAGGCTGGGAGACAGGCCCTCTATGCAATAAACATAACTTCACCAGCCCATAAGATCATAGGCATAGCTGAGAAGGTTCAAGCCAACGCCGCTAAGGGAGTTATACTCATGGTGGACTTCGTGTGGGCCGGCCTGTCCGCCATCCAGGCTTTAGCTGAGGACCCCTCGATAAAGCTCCCGATCCACTGCCATAGAGCAGGCTACGCCGCCTTCACCAGAAAGCCCGACCACGGCATGACGACCCTGGCTCTATCCAAGCTGGTGCGGGTGGCTGGAGGAGATCAACTCCACACCGGGACGGCGGCTGGGAAGATGCACGGCAGAATAGCCGATGTCCAGACGATAAACAGGGCCCTGAGGAGCGAGTGGCTCCACCTGAAGCCTACGATGCCAGTAGCATCGGGAGGGATTCACCCTGGAAACCTACACTGGAACGTGGCCTTCCTAGGCACCGATATCACCATAAACTTGGGCGGGGGAATCCACGGCCACCCAGACGGTACAAAAACGGGAGCCAGAGCAGCTAGGCTAGCATTGGACGCAATACTACGAGGCATACCCTTAACCGAAGCCGCTGAGAAGCATCCAGAACTCAAACGGGCATTCCAGAAATGGAGCTATATACCAATACCAGGGGAACTTGAAAACCTCAGGATATGGTGGCCCTCATAAACCCCCAATCCTTCTTGTAAAAGTTATCCCATTACCCGCTGATCGTGGGATCCATCGCTCAGACTCGTATGCCCATGCAGATCTCTTCCAAGGGCCAATATATCCATGGATTCCTCCAGAGCCTCCCCTAAGCTCACCTCCCAGCCTCCGTTGAGGAACCCCTCAGCTGAGTTGATTCTGGATTCATTTATTTGATCACCGGGATCTAATCCCCAAATGCCGTGTAGGCCATGTAGGATGCGGTGTAAGGCCAGCCGGCGTGAATGGAACCTGAGATAGGATACCCTCGGCCATTTCAAATACTGTTCACGTATCGGAGGCTTCCCAAGTGTTCCCGAAGATGTTAGTTTGGAGGGGCCTGCTCCGTGGAAGGCCTTTAAGGAGGCCCTCTAAAACCTGGGAAAAGCTTAAAACTATTTCATCTACTCTCATTTAGTTTAAACGGTGTAAATCATGTGGATGGTGTGAGTTTGAGCTCGACGAAGACATGGATTTCCCGGGATTACTCCCGGTGTAGCGGGTGTAGACGATGCGAGATCGCCTGCTCCCTCCACCATGAGGGCGTCATATGGCCTGAGGCGTCGCGTGTAAGGGTCTTCATGCTCGTGCCCGGCGCCGAGGTACCCCATTTATGCGCTCAATGCGACGATTACCCATGCGTTAAATCCTGCCCCTTCGAGGCCCTCTCCGTTGACGACAAGACCGGAGCGGTGATTGTGGACAGGGAGAAGTGCACCGCCTGCGGAATCTGCATAAACGCTTGTCCGGGGCGGATACCCCACCTTCACCCCAGGGACGGATACGTCCTGATATGCGACCTCTGCGGAGGAGACCCCCAATGCGTTAAGGTGTGTCAAGAGGGTAAATGGGACGCCCTACGCCTAGTAAGGGAGATGCCTCAAACATGGCAGCTATACACCACGAAACTCTACGCGCGCACGCCGGAGGATATCACTAGAGACCTCGTCAAGATACTCTTCGGAGAAGCCTCCGAGGGGATGATCTGAATGAAAGGATATGCAGGTAGATTCTTAGAGGTGGACTTAACCTCAAACAATATAGGTGAGGCAAAGCTCCCTGAGGAAACCCTCAGGCGCTACGTCGGTGGTAGGGGATTAGCCTCATGGATCCTCTGGGATAGGATCGGGGAGAAATGGGATTCCGTGGATCCCCTAGGCCCGGAGAACATACTCCTCCTCCTCACAGGTCCCTTAACCGGGTACTTCCCGGGTGGTCGTATATGCGTGTCTGGTAAGTCCCCACAGAGCAACGGGATAGTGGGATCCACGGTCGCGGGCGAGTTCGGGGTAGAGCTTAAATGCGCGGGATATGATGGGATCATAATAACCGGGGAAGCGGAGAAGCCGACCCACCTATTCATCTTCGACTCCCATGTGGAGCTTAAGGATGCTTCCCATATCTGGGGTCTGGAGGGGAAGGAGACCTTCAAGAGGCTCGTGAAGGAGGGGCGTGAGGAGCTCAAAAGGATTAATCCAAGGTTCGGCGAGTGGAAGGATCCCTCCATCCTGTACATAGGGCCTGGAGGCGAGAACAAGGTTAGGATGGCGGCGGTGATGGCTAAGTGGACTCATGCGGCGGGGTACGGCGGCTACGGCGCCGTCATGGGATCGAAGAAGCTTAAGGCTATTACCGTTAAGGGGAGTGGCCCGCTGCCCGAGGTAGCCGATATGAGGGGGGTTAGCTCCCTCATAGAGGAGGTGTGCCGTGAACTTTACAGGAACGAGCTCTTCAGGAGATGGGGTACGGGCCACGGCGGCTATTATTACGGCAACCAGACCAGCTCTGAACCCGTGAGGAACTGGCAGGAGGAGTGGCACGACGTCAAGGACTACGGGGTGGACCGATTCGACGAGAGGGTTTGGGTGAAGAGGTTCTGGGGGGACTACGGCTGTCCAACCACGTGCCTCAAGGTTGCCATGCCCACCTCGGGGCCGTTGAAGGGCGCGGTAAGCGATAACCCAGACTATGAGCTCCAAGCCTACGTGGGGACAAACCTCGGGGTTTTCACGCCCGAGGGGAACACTTACCTCTCAGCTAGGGTGGACGACCTGGGGATCTGCGGCATAAACGGAGGGAACGTACTTGGGTTCGCGGCGGAGCTCTATCAGAGGGGCCTACTCACGAAGGAGGAGCTCGACGGCATAGACCTGAAATGGGGAAACGTGGAGGCCTTTGCAGAGCTCCTAGAGAAGATCGCCTATAGGAGAGGGATGGGCGACGTACTAGCCGAGGGAACCTACAGGGCTGCGTTAAGGCTCTCAAAGGAGAAGGGTGATGAAGTTCTAAAGTATGCGGTGCAATCCAAGGGGATCGCCATAGGAGCCCACGGGAACAGGAGCACCCTGGACTATCCATCGTACATCGCCTACGCCTGCTCCGTCCAGGGAGGGGACCACACCTCCATAGCCCACCTACCCTTAGACCACGGCGACAGCGAACTCACAATAGCCCTATACGATTCCGCGGTCATATGCTGGTTCAACGCCTGGACCCTGCCTGAAGATCTCATATGGGATTTCATGAACAAGGTCACGGGATGGGACATCTCCAGGGAGGAATGGTACGGCGAGATGGCCCCGAGGATCCTCAATATACAGAGGGCAGTCCTCCTGATAGGGGGGCCGGATCTGAGATGGAAGCCTAAGGAGAACGATGAGAACCCCGCCAGATTCTACGAGCCATTACCCTCGGGACCTAAGAAGGGTAGGGCGGTGGACAGGAAGGAGTTCGAGGAGATGCGCATGGAATACTACTCAGCCATGGGCTGGGATGAAAACGGGATACCTAGGGGTGAAACCCTCAGAAAGCTAGGACTAGAAGGGGTGGACAAAATCCTAAGGGATAAGTTAGCCAGGTAACCCCGCGTACAACTCCCCCTTCCAGCATGGGATCCCGTCAACCCCCAGACACCCATTCTTTTATTTTTTTAAATCATATTTCGCTCAACTCCAAGTGGAACAAAACCTCTGCAGGGGCTTCCCAGATGATATATATCCATCCTAAAGCCGAGATAGGTGATAAGGTAGAGCTCGGAGATAACGTCTCAATATGGGCTTTCGCTGTTATAAGGACCGACGAGGGAGCCGTTAAAATAGGCAATAACACAAACATACAGGAGCATGTAGTCATCCATGGCGCGAACGTTGAAATAGGCGAAAACGTTACGGTGGGCCACTCGGCGGTAATCCACGGGGCTAGAATAGGGAACAACGTATTAATAGGGATAAACTCCATAATCCTGGATAACGCGGAGATAGGGGATTGGGTCGTAGTGGCGGCTGGAGCAGTGATACCGCCGGGTGTAAAAATACCCTCAAACTCGTTAGTGATGGGCGTCCCAGGGAAGGTTAAGAGAAGCCTCACCGAGGATGACAGGAGACTCATCACGTCCTCATATCAGGAATATCTCAGGAGGCTCCCTAAAACCCCGGGTGAGAGATCATCCAAATAGAAATCTATCGGATATTCCACCTATAATGGGAATGTTGAATCCAGATGCCGTTGAATGAGGGATAAATAGAGTTTAGTTTAGTAGTTCCTGCCACTCCTTTATGATTCTGGTTGCGCCCTCGTAGTCCGATGCGCTGTACCTCCGGCTCCTCATCACGCCTATCCTATCGGGTATTCCAAGCTTTGAATATATCTGGAAATATTTCGGGTAGTCGTCTACAACCCTGGCTATCCTGGATACTTCAGCCGCCCTCGCGATGAGGCTCCTCCTTACCTCCAACGGGTTGTTTAAGAAATCCTCCAGGGATGGACTCATCAATATCTCACCGTCTCCTGTGGGAAAGCCCAGTTCCTCCAGCTCCTTTAAAGTCAGCCGTCTCATGTTTTCAGTCCTCCCAGTTATATACACTATCTTATAGGATTCAGTCCATCTATTCAGCACCTCGGGCGCTCCCATTATCGCCTTGTCTAAGGATAGAAGCCCTACGCCCTCCTCCTTATAGCATAGGAGGGTTCTCCAGAATTCAAGCCATAAATCCCACCTGTTCGGAGCGTAGAGATTCAGTATTTTCCTTGAGGGGTTCCTCTCGATGACCTCCACTGGTATATCTATGCCCAAGACTATTTTCCAGGCGGATCTTTTACGGGAT
Proteins encoded:
- a CDS encoding aldehyde ferredoxin oxidoreductase, encoding MKGYAGRFLEVDLTSNNIGEAKLPEETLRRYVGGRGLASWILWDRIGEKWDSVDPLGPENILLLLTGPLTGYFPGGRICVSGKSPQSNGIVGSTVAGEFGVELKCAGYDGIIITGEAEKPTHLFIFDSHVELKDASHIWGLEGKETFKRLVKEGREELKRINPRFGEWKDPSILYIGPGGENKVRMAAVMAKWTHAAGYGGYGAVMGSKKLKAITVKGSGPLPEVADMRGVSSLIEEVCRELYRNELFRRWGTGHGGYYYGNQTSSEPVRNWQEEWHDVKDYGVDRFDERVWVKRFWGDYGCPTTCLKVAMPTSGPLKGAVSDNPDYELQAYVGTNLGVFTPEGNTYLSARVDDLGICGINGGNVLGFAAELYQRGLLTKEELDGIDLKWGNVEAFAELLEKIAYRRGMGDVLAEGTYRAALRLSKEKGDEVLKYAVQSKGIAIGAHGNRSTLDYPSYIAYACSVQGGDHTSIAHLPLDHGDSELTIALYDSAVICWFNAWTLPEDLIWDFMNKVTGWDISREEWYGEMAPRILNIQRAVLLIGGPDLRWKPKENDENPARFYEPLPSGPKKGRAVDRKEFEEMRMEYYSAMGWDENGIPRGETLRKLGLEGVDKILRDKLAR
- a CDS encoding gamma carbonic anhydrase family protein produces the protein MIYIHPKAEIGDKVELGDNVSIWAFAVIRTDEGAVKIGNNTNIQEHVVIHGANVEIGENVTVGHSAVIHGARIGNNVLIGINSIILDNAEIGDWVVVAAGAVIPPGVKIPSNSLVMGVPGKVKRSLTEDDRRLITSSYQEYLRRLPKTPGERSSK
- a CDS encoding ribulose 1,5-bisphosphate carboxylase; protein product: MSAEESKAVTEAVWQFGEEARLVGTFESLGIDFDKYIVASFYYEVKEGSSTQVEAEHIAAEQSTGTWTPVKYETAEVRRRYGGKVLRVFQLPGNPNSAVADIAFPAENYDPVVGGLPNLLSCIAGNIYGMADFKAIRLLDFHLPKNWLREFKGPKFGLEGVREIAGTAGSRRPHLGTIVKPNFGIDYKTHAHIVYEAAAGGCDFVKDDELLVNPPYNSLEDRVAACSEALDRVREEAGRQALYAINITSPAHKIIGIAEKVQANAAKGVILMVDFVWAGLSAIQALAEDPSIKLPIHCHRAGYAAFTRKPDHGMTTLALSKLVRVAGGDQLHTGTAAGKMHGRIADVQTINRALRSEWLHLKPTMPVASGGIHPGNLHWNVAFLGTDITINLGGGIHGHPDGTKTGARAARLALDAILRGIPLTEAAEKHPELKRAFQKWSYIPIPGELENLRIWWPS
- a CDS encoding 4Fe-4S dicluster domain-containing protein; the encoded protein is MDGVSLSSTKTWISRDYSRCSGCRRCEIACSLHHEGVIWPEASRVRVFMLVPGAEVPHLCAQCDDYPCVKSCPFEALSVDDKTGAVIVDREKCTACGICINACPGRIPHLHPRDGYVLICDLCGGDPQCVKVCQEGKWDALRLVREMPQTWQLYTTKLYARTPEDITRDLVKILFGEASEGMI
- a CDS encoding leucyl aminopeptidase; its protein translation is MPSLMDLELGKTAYKVVNKLCKVKPGESVLITVDGPQEWRVAEEIAKAAEAAEAKVMVAWHSTPPGYGKVGDPYHPDPLKAAIPNTDVWIELNNQWLLYSTPWDEAMATNRVRYLFIGGLNVDQIVRCIGKIDIDTQAKFQSLLVDMTRKARKMRITTPAGNDVSFENDPKRPVTSELFADTPGPHFLLGQMGWAPVEESINGTIVFDGSFSGGGEADLGVLKEPIRLIVKEGKIADIQGGREADIVKKWLKKLGDPNMYCAAHVCYGFNPGAKLSGLCTEDERVWGSTEWGFGHQGPMFKAKGIKAISHFDGICLNSTVWLDDEKIIEEGRVIHPELAELARKLGKE